The Salarias fasciatus chromosome 11, fSalaFa1.1, whole genome shotgun sequence genomic interval tttttcctccaacatTGATGCCTGCACAAGAAGCTTGAATACGGGTGAGATTTCtgggtgttttgttgtttggacCAAAGCCtgagaaagctttttttttatttatttttttttatgacctgTTAGTGGCGTGACCTGTAAATAAGGAGGAGATGAATGCTTGGATGGCAGGATGTTGGATTTAAGAAGTTGGCTTGTGGGTCACAATTCCAATCCCACAATGGAAAGGTCAATTGAATTCAATTGTATTCAAACAGAACCAAATACACCACAGTTGTCACATGaacttttacagaaaaaaagagcaactcCACATAAGCAACTACAGGAGAAAGtcaaaaggcaaaaactctCTTTTAataggaagaaacctgcagaaccagactcaggtgGAGGTTTTTGTGCTGCACTGGGATTCAAGTCCTAGTTCGAGTACGTAGGTGGGGTAGAGATTTGTCGCCTGGTTCAGATAAGGACTCAAAAGTTTTGACACCAGCAATAACCAACAAACAGGCTCTCACTACTGTGAGTCACAATTTTCTTTCCCACTAATTTAATAAAGACACGATAACTTTCTTTAATTAATGTCACTCACCATTTCGTACGTGGTGACGACCTTCTTGAGGACCTCTGGCAGCAGGCCTTGGGGCTCCAAGTTGGGGTACTGGTCGTTGAGGTTGAACACCAGAAGGGGGCTGTTGTCCGGCCCCGTCAGTCGAGGGGCAAGAGCCAGGATGCACTGCTTCAGGTTAGCCACCGCTGAAAGGCCGCACAGCTCTTTAAAGGACACTATGGCAttctgcagagagaggagacgCATTACATCTGGGCGCCAACGCGTGGTTATGCTGGTTTATTCTGGCAAGCTGAGCAAGACAAATGTCAACTTGCATAACCATTGCAAAAATATTGCAAAATACAGGAACCTGATATTCCAGTTTGATAAAATGCGAGTCAAGTGCTGTGAGGGGAAGAGGCCACAGACATTATCTGTGAAAACCTTCATGTTCGCGCCGGTTCACTACTCAATCCTTTTGGAGCAAAACCAGCATCacactgaaatggaaaaaacacactcaaatcTTAAACTTCCTGCGAGCGGCCAAATTTAAACCCAACATACATAAACAACCGGAGGGACAAAGTGGAACAGGACAGCCGACATGACAGAGGAGTCCCAAGGCCGAGAGCTTGTTATCACACAATGACTGCAATACAAACAAGGCCACCAAAATAAAACCTAATACAATGCCTGGAGGGACGCGACATGAGACCCACCACAGAGTGTTGTGACATTCCACTGCGGTGTTCCTCATACCGTTTATTTCGCTTCTTCATGGACTTTGAGTGTGACGCTGATGTAAACGCCACAAAGCAAAATTTACTGGCTCTGCTGTGACGTCTGGGCCATGCGAGAAAGCAGGAAGAGACTGAATTTGTGAGTAACGGCTAAACATCTTCACACGGTCACTGTAATGTTTGAATACCTCTcgagtcagctgttagctttggCATTAACTGGTCTTAGCTAACATCACACTATACTGTGAGCTGGAAAAGTGCCAAGTGAATTCAgtcctcctgtcagcagcatCCAGAATGGTGTGCTGTGTcatcattagcattagcctaaAACTTATTGAGAAACTTCAGctaatatccagattatagGACATCTTACTCCCAAAgatatccagattatagagcatcttctctCCACTAACATctagactatagagcatcttgcTCCCACTAATATCCAGATATTCCTCACCCTTGATGCAACTTCAGACAACCTGATGAGTGAatcagacaaacacagagctgaCAGCACAGCAATACTACAAAAATAAAGTTATGAACAAAATATTAAGACAAGTCTAatgaaaaggggggaaaaaaatcacattatgtTCATCTCAGTCACTTCCAACCGAGCAGACTTGATCATTATGATATATGCGATGAAAAATCTTCAGGACTATAATGACAGGCTATTAGGTGATATTGTACTCACAGAAATTGGTCAATTAAGCTTAGATTATAATGATATAAAGACATAATGTGTTCAAGGCCACTGGCAGCCAAACCTTCATTACATATTAATATAATGAGAATGTGGACCAAATTTAAGCACATTCTGCATTTTAACAAGAATCCATGAGTTCGAAAACAAATAGATTTTCTTTGAAACTGGATATGGATTTCAAGTTTTGAAGCTATTCCCATGGGGTATTCCGCATCACGTTACATTAAAAATAAGCGAGGTTATTTTTGTCCGTCCATCTCCTAgttgtgtgaaatgtgtgcCAGATTTGGAGAAATGCTCCCCAGGTGATTGGGAGATAATACATTCCTGAGAAAAGGACAGATGGACACCTTGAAAAGATAATAGTCTTTCTTTCgccagacagagacagaaaaatggTTTGAACATTCTAATGGGATTCACTGTTCCTGCCCACTGTAACCTTTTCCAATTTACTCATGGGAGGTTATGAAGATCTGCTACATGTATTATTCAACTATTTTTCTCAGTTCAGTCGCCTGATTTTCTTCTGACTATTGCACAATTCATAAGGATGAGACGATACAATATAGGGTGGAATGCAGTGGGTTTGTGTATCTACTCGTTAATCATTCTTATAGATCAAGCTGTAACTACTGTTTGATTTGGGAGTCCAACTCTTCAATCTCATGATTGATGAGTATCTAGACATTTCTAATGGTATTTCTGATATTTGTAAATGACAGACTACAAGATTGCAACAAGGTCCtacctgcatgttttctctgaggTCTGTTGCCTCCCTCAGGGGTAACATGGCTGTTTTGAAGACGTCGTCAACAGCCTTGATCAGTAGCACTCTCATGCTGGCATACTCTCTGCTCTTCTTGCTCTTTCTCACAGACAGTCCTCTTTTGTGTGGCTTTCCGCCTCCTCTTCGATTGGTTATGGCCACGTGAACGAACAGCAAGGTATGCGGCAGAACTTCCCCCGTGAGAGACTGCAGTGGAACATGGCGGAAACCCGGCTGGAGACACTCGAAGGGAATCGTGTACTGGCCGATGAACTCGTCGCCGATGTAGTCGTCGTCGAGCACCACGAAGCGCACCATTGCCAGCTCGGGGAGGTTTATCTGAAACTCAAAACTCTCATCAAAGAGAGGGTTATCCCCATTCTGGTTGACAGTTCTAGTCCTTTGTTCCGCACAGTCAGCAGGAATGCCGTGTATTTCCACATATATATACGGGTCAACTACATCTCCTTTGGCACCTGAGCCTTTGGGTTTGGGGAAGTTCTGTCCACTGATGATCTTGATGTGTAAAAGCTGTGGAGAAACTCCAGGCACTGAATCTTTAGTGTTGGCACTAAAATATGAAACCTGCTCCCTCATGATGGCCGGACGCAGAACGTAGCCACAGTTCCCGTTCTGACGGAACCAGCCGATGTTCAGATCCATCATCAGGCCAGGAGTCTGGTAGTTCATTGCTACAACCTGGCAGCCGCACTTCCAGAAATCCTGTGGATTCATGTTGCTGGAGTCGATCCGCATTGGGCTTGGGTAAACTCGTGCGAGGAACTTCTTGTTATAGTTGACAAAGTCACCTGGCAAGTCAGTGGCACAGCGACTGGCAAAGACTTCATTGAAAGAGCAGAGCTCCCAGGGCTTCTGGCTCTGGAAAGATGTCTGAAAGTCTTTGAACTCCACAGATTTGCACAAAGTGACTAGATCTGAGAGGTCCTTTGACAGCTGGAATTTCTTGGGTGCGATAGTCTGTTGTTCCGCAGAGTCAATGCTCATCCTCTGAGACATCTCTGCACCCTCGTCCTCATCTGTCACCTCACCTTCTGAAGCAGTGCAGTTCGTGCTCAGTTTCTTTCCCTTCAGCAGGATTTTTCCCTTCAGTTCAGAAGGTGAGGGAAGGTAGCAGTCCTCAGGTTTTGGGGGATCGAGGTGGATCTTGTCTCCAAGGATCTTCTTTAGGTGCTGAAACATTACCCTCTGCTGCTTTAAGGAACAATGGTTCTCTAAACACAGTATCAGAGGAAACTCGGAGGCAACAAAGGCATACTTGTTGATGACGTCAATGACACTGCGAAAAACGATCTGAGAAGTCATTGTATGGCCAGTGTAAATGACAGGTTCGTTATCGGGCCCGTCCCACACATCAAGCTCTACGCTGCGGCAGCCCATCTTGAGGGCGCGGATATACCCTGTTACATCAGATGGACCTCTGAACTGATCTTCTATCAGGTAAGTATTGTGGGATGCATTGATGTAGTAGTGGGACAAAGGCTGGTTCATATCTTGGCAAACAGACTTTTGTTCAGGGTCAAATATATGGCACTCTGGAGACATGAGATAGTTGGAGAACCCGTCAAGGGACAGCCAACCTTTCAGCTGACCCTCTTTAGACGGTTCATACTTCTGAATTACCTCTAGGCTGGTGTCTTCGCTGACTTGTGCCATtccctgctctgcctccaggAATATCATCAAGTCCTTCGTGTCAAGAAATTCTTTGTTACTGGAAAACTGAACGAATAGAAAATAAATTTCTGGTTTTGTACAAAGATCATGAAAGACTTCAATGAACTCATCTTTTGACACATCAGAGCCTGATTTGTCCTTGGCTTTATGAAGCTCCTTGAACTTCAGttctattttcacatttttaagtCCCGGGTTCAACTTCttgaccagctgcacagcagcacatATCGTTACTTGTCTGCTGTGGTTACTGTCCTCCTCGTCGAAAAGTTCCCCGAGCCAAGATGAGCGCATGTTGTTCTGACTGCTCTCAATCATATTTAAAGTGTGTTTCCCATAGGAGATCAGGTACCTCAGCCCTGTCACCCAAATGTTGGCTACATCTGCAGTGTTTGCCACCAAGTCCAGTGACTCATAGTTCTCCCCAAAGATGATTGAGAAAGCGCAGTCCTCGGATATCTGGTCGTAAGTTCCATTCGTTCTAAAAGTGTCCGTATTTTTCCCCGTCCGAACTTCTTTGATTGATTTTACATCGATTTTGGCTTTTTCCGACTCCTTCTTTGAAGGCTCCCACCTCAAGGACTGCATGTCTGCGTCGAGGAGAAAGTAGCGGTGGTAGACCCGCGAATTGGATCGCACTTTTTTCAGCTCAGAGCCATCCACCATTGCGCCGATGCAATCGCTTGCACTGCTTATCTTCTTCTCGGTGGGCATGCTGCTGAAGGACACggtctttttcctttctttccgtTGTTTTCCATCCTGCAGAGAAGCAAGACAAACAGTGTGTAAGCAACAGCTCTTTTCTATTCATGATTATAATAGGgacatttacaaatgaaagaagTCCATTATATTTGCTGAGAAACAACCttggaaatgtttattttacttAACTAGGAGAATACAGAGGTAGCTGATTTGCAAGcaagttttcttcttccaaCAACTTCTTTCTAAAGAGGTGTTTCTGATGTCTGCCAATCCATTTTAGTACCATCTAAGTAAGGGTCATGGGGTGCTGCACGTCAGAGTAAACCTGGGACAGGTTATCAGTGcggcacacacaccagcaaattCACAGTCATCAAATAACCTAAAATACACGTTTGTGGACTCCGGACTTGAACTCAGGATCCTCTCATTGTGAGACGACAGTACACTACACACTCACCGTGACAATAATGCCAACCTGAAACCTGATTCTGAGATTTATGGGCAACCATGTGTGCCTAATGCACTTTTGGTTCATTTACATATCAAGAGTTACCAGAAGCAAG includes:
- the plcl2 gene encoding inactive phospholipase C-like protein 2, which translates into the protein MAEFGEDGSLPPPLNLGDPAVPRDEAAGKTHCEVSVLNGDCGGMPENMVGSGQAGVENANSSVGPDSKSEIPRRSSIIKDGKQRKERKKTVSFSSMPTEKKISSASDCIGAMVDGSELKKVRSNSRVYHRYFLLDADMQSLRWEPSKKESEKAKIDVKSIKEVRTGKNTDTFRTNGTYDQISEDCAFSIIFGENYESLDLVANTADVANIWVTGLRYLISYGKHTLNMIESSQNNMRSSWLGELFDEEDSNHSRQVTICAAVQLVKKLNPGLKNVKIELKFKELHKAKDKSGSDVSKDEFIEVFHDLCTKPEIYFLFVQFSSNKEFLDTKDLMIFLEAEQGMAQVSEDTSLEVIQKYEPSKEGQLKGWLSLDGFSNYLMSPECHIFDPEQKSVCQDMNQPLSHYYINASHNTYLIEDQFRGPSDVTGYIRALKMGCRSVELDVWDGPDNEPVIYTGHTMTSQIVFRSVIDVINKYAFVASEFPLILCLENHCSLKQQRVMFQHLKKILGDKIHLDPPKPEDCYLPSPSELKGKILLKGKKLSTNCTASEGEVTDEDEGAEMSQRMSIDSAEQQTIAPKKFQLSKDLSDLVTLCKSVEFKDFQTSFQSQKPWELCSFNEVFASRCATDLPGDFVNYNKKFLARVYPSPMRIDSSNMNPQDFWKCGCQVVAMNYQTPGLMMDLNIGWFRQNGNCGYVLRPAIMREQVSYFSANTKDSVPGVSPQLLHIKIISGQNFPKPKGSGAKGDVVDPYIYVEIHGIPADCAEQRTRTVNQNGDNPLFDESFEFQINLPELAMVRFVVLDDDYIGDEFIGQYTIPFECLQPGFRHVPLQSLTGEVLPHTLLFVHVAITNRRGGGKPHKRGLSVRKSKKSREYASMRVLLIKAVDDVFKTAMLPLREATDLRENMQNAIVSFKELCGLSAVANLKQCILALAPRLTGPDNSPLLVFNLNDQYPNLEPQGLLPEVLKKVVTTYEMVIQTSKTLLETSEGVYERILQTQKAAMEFHENLHDLAVKEGLKGRKLHKAVESFTWNITILKGQADLLKHARAEVQENLKQIHYAALTCKLSKGGGAAGGSSGSSESRSRRSLEAIPEKATGEDELTDEDN